In Kogia breviceps isolate mKogBre1 chromosome 7, mKogBre1 haplotype 1, whole genome shotgun sequence, a single window of DNA contains:
- the MSANTD2 gene encoding myb/SANT-like DNA-binding domain-containing protein 2 isoform X5, translating into MPPPYSSARGFGAPHRRPSPRERSGRRGRARSERPGAAGGLRGAARARSRPPAGEPGPRAAPESAAAGCAGASLPGGAAAAAWKMAAPCGSELPANSPLKIPKMEVLSPASPGGLSDGNPSLSDPSTPRGASPLGPGSAAGSGAAASGGLGLGLGGRSAASSSVSFSPGGGGGGAAAAAAAACRGMSWTPAETNALIAVWGNERLVEARYQQLEGAGTVFGSKAPGPAMYERVSRALAELGYERTPSQCRERIKMKYLSQREH; encoded by the coding sequence ATGCCCCCACCCTACTCTTCGGCTCGGGGCTTCGGCGCGCCTCACCGCCGCCCCTCGCCCCGGGAGAGGAGCGGGCGGCGCGGCCGGGCTcgcagtgagaggcctggagCGGCAGGCGGCCTCCGTGGGGCCGCCAGGGCCCGCAGCCGTCCGCCCGCTGGAGAGCCAGGCCCGCGGGCAGCCCCGGAGTCCGCGGCGGCCGGATGCGCGGGCGCGTCACTTCCGGGCGGTGCAGCGGCGGCCGCTTGGAAGATGGCTGCGCCCTGTGGCTCGGAGCTGCCCGCCAACTCGCCGCTAAAAATCCCGAAGATGGAGGTGCTCTCCCCGGCTTCTCCTGGTGGCCTGAGCGACGGAAATCCATCGCTATCCGACCCTTCCACGCCTCGGGGTGCCTCCCCGCTCGGGCCGGGCAGTGCGGCGGGCTCGGGGGCAGCGGCGTCCGGGGGTctcgggctggggctggggggccgCAGCGCCGCCTCGTCCTCGGTCTCCTTCTCTCCTGGTGGCGGCGGTGGCGGGGCTGcggcagccgccgccgccgcctgccGGGGCATGTCGTGGACGCCGGCCGAGACGAACGCGCTCATCGCAGTGTGGGGCAACGAGCGGCTGGTGGAGGCGCGGTACCAGCAGCTGGAGGGAGCCGGCACGGTTTTCGGCAGCAAGGCTCCCGGGCCAGCCATGTACGAGCGCGTGTCCCGGGCCCTGGCCGAGCTGGGCTACGAGCGGACCCCGTCCCAGTGCCGGGAGCGCATCAAG
- the MSANTD2 gene encoding myb/SANT-like DNA-binding domain-containing protein 2 isoform X4, producing MPPPYSSARGFGAPHRRPSPRERSGRRGRARSERPGAAGGLRGAARARSRPPAGEPGPRAAPESAAAGCAGASLPGGAAAAAWKMAAPCGSELPANSPLKIPKMEVLSPASPGGLSDGNPSLSDPSTPRGASPLGPGSAAGSGAAASGGLGLGLGGRSAASSSVSFSPGGGGGGAAAAAAAACRGMSWTPAETNALIAVWGNERLVEARYQQLEGAGTVFGSKAPGPAMYERVSRALAELGYERTPSQCRERIKLVRCPELNAVLQLWPHRC from the coding sequence ATGCCCCCACCCTACTCTTCGGCTCGGGGCTTCGGCGCGCCTCACCGCCGCCCCTCGCCCCGGGAGAGGAGCGGGCGGCGCGGCCGGGCTcgcagtgagaggcctggagCGGCAGGCGGCCTCCGTGGGGCCGCCAGGGCCCGCAGCCGTCCGCCCGCTGGAGAGCCAGGCCCGCGGGCAGCCCCGGAGTCCGCGGCGGCCGGATGCGCGGGCGCGTCACTTCCGGGCGGTGCAGCGGCGGCCGCTTGGAAGATGGCTGCGCCCTGTGGCTCGGAGCTGCCCGCCAACTCGCCGCTAAAAATCCCGAAGATGGAGGTGCTCTCCCCGGCTTCTCCTGGTGGCCTGAGCGACGGAAATCCATCGCTATCCGACCCTTCCACGCCTCGGGGTGCCTCCCCGCTCGGGCCGGGCAGTGCGGCGGGCTCGGGGGCAGCGGCGTCCGGGGGTctcgggctggggctggggggccgCAGCGCCGCCTCGTCCTCGGTCTCCTTCTCTCCTGGTGGCGGCGGTGGCGGGGCTGcggcagccgccgccgccgcctgccGGGGCATGTCGTGGACGCCGGCCGAGACGAACGCGCTCATCGCAGTGTGGGGCAACGAGCGGCTGGTGGAGGCGCGGTACCAGCAGCTGGAGGGAGCCGGCACGGTTTTCGGCAGCAAGGCTCCCGGGCCAGCCATGTACGAGCGCGTGTCCCGGGCCCTGGCCGAGCTGGGCTACGAGCGGACCCCGTCCCAGTGCCGGGAGCGCATCAAG